From the genome of Thermogutta terrifontis, one region includes:
- the asnS gene encoding asparagine--tRNA ligase, whose protein sequence is MAEKISVAQARRPEAIGKEVLLQGWVRTRRDSKGGFSFLELNDGSCLGNIQIIADNRLLNYESEVKRLTTGCSIAVEGVVQASPGREQATEVLASRIFVYGWADPEKYPLQKKRHSYEFLRTIAHLRPRTNSFGAVARVRSAMSFSIHRFFQEEGFLYIHTPIITASDCEGAGAMFRVTTLDPLSKEPRNPSQDFFGKPTYLTVSGQLEAEAYACALGKVYTFGPTFRAENSNTTRHLAEFWMVEPEAAFFELSDNMDLAERFLKRIFRDVLEQCAEDMEFFDRWVEPGLIQRLQEIIDSEFVRLTYTEAIDILQKSGETFEFPVEWGRDLQAEHERYLTEKHFRRPVILIDYPRQIKPFYMRVNDDGKTVRAMDVLLPRVGEIIGGSQREERLDVLEQRMEELGLNKENYWWYLDLRRFGTVPHSGFGLGLERALQFVTGMGNIRDVIPFPRFPGNAEF, encoded by the coding sequence ATGGCGGAAAAAATTTCTGTCGCTCAGGCACGGCGTCCAGAGGCAATCGGAAAAGAGGTCCTCCTCCAGGGATGGGTCCGCACTCGAAGGGACTCCAAAGGCGGATTCAGCTTCCTGGAACTGAATGACGGCTCCTGCCTGGGCAATATTCAGATCATCGCGGACAATCGCCTTCTCAATTACGAAAGCGAGGTCAAACGCCTGACCACCGGCTGCAGCATCGCTGTGGAGGGTGTGGTCCAGGCATCGCCCGGTCGAGAACAGGCCACCGAGGTGCTGGCCAGCCGTATCTTCGTGTACGGCTGGGCCGATCCGGAAAAATATCCCCTTCAGAAAAAACGACATTCCTACGAATTTCTGCGAACCATCGCGCATTTACGTCCCCGCACGAATTCCTTCGGCGCCGTGGCAAGGGTCCGCAGCGCGATGAGCTTTTCCATCCATCGTTTCTTTCAGGAGGAGGGTTTCCTTTACATTCACACGCCAATTATCACAGCTTCCGACTGCGAAGGGGCGGGGGCCATGTTCCGCGTAACGACTCTGGACCCCCTCTCCAAAGAGCCACGCAATCCCAGCCAAGACTTCTTCGGCAAACCCACCTATTTGACGGTCAGCGGCCAACTGGAAGCCGAGGCGTACGCCTGCGCACTGGGTAAGGTCTACACGTTTGGGCCGACCTTCCGGGCAGAAAACTCCAACACGACCCGGCACCTTGCCGAATTCTGGATGGTCGAGCCGGAAGCCGCATTCTTCGAGCTTTCCGACAACATGGATCTGGCGGAAAGGTTTCTCAAGCGCATTTTTCGCGATGTGCTGGAACAGTGTGCCGAAGATATGGAATTTTTTGATCGCTGGGTGGAACCCGGCCTGATTCAACGGCTTCAGGAAATCATCGATAGCGAATTCGTCCGCCTCACCTATACCGAAGCGATCGACATCCTCCAGAAGTCCGGGGAAACTTTTGAGTTCCCGGTCGAATGGGGACGCGATCTCCAGGCGGAACACGAACGCTACCTCACGGAAAAGCACTTCCGGCGACCGGTGATCCTCATAGACTATCCCCGGCAGATCAAACCGTTCTACATGCGCGTCAATGATGATGGGAAAACCGTTCGCGCGATGGACGTGCTGCTGCCCCGCGTGGGTGAAATCATTGGCGGCAGCCAGCGCGAGGAGCGACTGGACGTCCTCGAACAGCGGATGGAAGAACTGGGGCTCAACAAAGAAAATTACTGGTGGTACCTGGACCTGCGACGATTTGGCACGGTTCCCCATAGCGGGTTCGGCCTCGGTTTGGAACGGGCCCTCCAATTCGTCACAGGCATGGGTAACATTCGGGATGTCATCCCGTTCCCAAGATTTCCCGGCAACGCGGAATTTTGA